Proteins co-encoded in one Puntigrus tetrazona isolate hp1 chromosome 20, ASM1883169v1, whole genome shotgun sequence genomic window:
- the gja13.1 gene encoding gap junction Cx32.2 protein — translation MGDWGFLSALLDKVQSHSTVIGKIWMSVLFIFRILVLGAGAESVWGDERSNLVCNTNTPGCENVCYDWKFPISHIRFWVMQIIFVSTPTLVYLGHVVHVIHRENKLREEQKRNPASKSPKYTDEKGKVEIKGTMLGSYLTQLFIKIVFEVAFIVGQYYLFGFFMERKFHCERLPCTVVTECFVSRPTEKTIFIIFMLAVACVSLGLNVLEIFYLLCKRMSGRNKRCKNATYPGDSRYPSPFTVELDSAHGTRHNELNRAFQNRWDQSKGGLDGARPEP, via the coding sequence ATGGGAGACTGGGGATTCCTCTCAGCTTTACTAGACAAAGTCCAGTCCCACTCCACCGTCATCGGGAAGATATGGATGAGCGTCCTCTTCATCTTCAGGATCCTGGTGTTAGGAGCAGGAGCGGAGAGCGTGTGGGGCGACGAGCGCTCCAACTTAGTATGCAACACCAACACGCCGGGCTGCGAGAACGTGTGCTACGACTGGAAGTTCCCCATCTCTCACATTCGCTTCTGGGTCATGCAGATCATCTTCGTCTCCACCCCGACCCTGGTCTACCTGGGCCACGTGGTGCACGTCATCCACCGCGAGAACAAACTGAGAGAGGAGCAGAAAAGAAACCCGGCGTCCAAGTCCCCGAAGTACACCGACGAAAAAGGCAAGGTCGAAATCAAAGGGACCATGCTGGGCAGTTACCTGACCCAGCTGttcattaaaatagttttcgAGGTGGCTTTCATCGTCGGACAGTATTACCTGTTCGGATTCTTCATGGAGCGCAAGTTCCACTGCGAGCGGCTGCCCTGCACGGTGGTGACCGAGTGTTTCGTGTCGAGGCCCACGGAGAAGACCATCTTCATTATCTTCATGCTGGCGGTGGCGTGCGTGTCTCTGGGCTTGAATGTTCTAGAGATCTTCTATCTGCTTTGCAAGAGGATGAGCGGGAGGAATAAGAGGTGTAAGAACGCGACGTATCCTGGCGATTCCCGTTATCCCTCGCCTTTCACCGTAGAGCTCGATTCCGCTCACGGTACGAGACACAACGAGCTAAACAGGGCCTTTCAGAACAGGTGGGATCAAAGCAAGGGCGGCCTGGACGGAGCCAGACCCGAGCCGTAG